Genomic window (Shimia isoporae):
AACCTACGGCCTCGGCGAAACCGGCCTCGCCGTCGCAATGGGCGCTTTTGGGGCCGGCAGCATGCTTTCTGCATTGCTTCTGCCACGTCTGCTTGATCAAGTGCCGGACCGTCCCGTCATGGGCGCGGCCGCCTTGGCGCTTTCGGCGCTCACGCTTCTCCACGGTGCTGTCTTCTGGTTGGGTGGCGCGCTTTCATGGCCGCTGTTCCTCGGCGTATGGATGCTGACCGGGGTGCTGTATTCTGCGGTGTTGACGCCTTCAGGACGGCTCTTGCGACGCTCTGCCCGTTCCGAGGACCGCCCTGCGGTTTTCACAGCACACTTTGCGCTCAGCCACGCGTGCTGGCTGGTCACTTACCCACTGGCCGGATGGAGCGGTGTTAAATTCGGACTGGACGGGTCGTTGATTGTGATGGGCACTGTCGCGCTCGCGGCGACCTTGGTCGGGCGCTTTTTGTGGCAGGCGGCACCGGCGGAAATCGAACACGAACACACCAACTTACCCGACGACCACCCGCATCTCATCAAACATGGCGGCCGCCGTCACAGCCATGCCATTGTGATAGATGACGAACACCACGTTTGGCCAACTCAGGGGTAAGATTGGGTCGGTGCGGTCCTAGCTGGCCAGCAAACGCAGCCCCTGGGTCACGTCTGAGCGCACGGCGAGACGCAAGCCCGGCTCATCGCCTGCCTTCAGGGCCGCAATGATCAATCTATGTTGTGTTGGGGGTTCCGTGCGCCTCAAGCGACCATAGAGGGCCCGCATCGTCGGACCAAGTTGCAACCAGACGGTCTCTGCCATTGCCAGCATAGCCGGCGCCTGAGCCCGCAAATAAAGCGTGCGGTGAAATTCGAGATTGGCGCGGATGTACCCGACCGCATCCCGTCGCGCGACCGCTTCGGACACGGTGCCATTGATGCTCACCAAACGTTCGATCAACGCCATGTGCGCACGCGGCAAGGCCCGGCTGGCCAACTCAACCTCGATCAAGGCCCGCAAAGCGGCCAGTTCTTCGAGGCGCTCGCTCGACAGTTCCGGCGTCGACACGCGCCCTGATGTCGAAAGAAACAAGGCGCCCTCCGCAACAAGCCGCCGGACCGCCTCGCGCGCCGGCGTCATCGACACCTCATAGGTTTTGCCGATTCCCCGCAGCGTCAGCGCCGCTCCGGGTGCCAGCTCGCCATACATGATCCGCGCGCGCAACGCGCGGTAAACACGGTCATGCGCCGAAGTGGAAATATCTTGTTGCTGGCGGCTGGTCGGGATCATGGCGCGACTGTGATCACAAATCGAAAGAAGGTCAATGCAGCCTCAGGCAAAACGGTATCGGTGCAACTCCTGCCCCTGATCTCTTAGCCATTTTCGCTGCGCTTTGTAATCCCCGTGGATGCGCTCGACTTGGTCCCAGAATGCCTTGGAATGGTTCATTTCCTGCAGATGTGCGACCTCGTGCGCCGCAACATAGTCCAGCACATCTTCAGGCGCCATCACCAGCCGCCAGCTGAACATGAGGGCACCCGCTGAACTACAAGACCCCCAACGGGACCGAGTGTCCCTGAGCGTCATTCGGGTCGGCTTCCGCCCCAACTGCGCCGCATAGTGGTCCACTGCTTCAGCCAGCCGGTTGCGGGCCAACTCTCTTAAAAACCCCTGAACGCGAGCACCCGCTCGGCCAGCATCTCCAGGCACGGCGATTTCGTCCAGGCCCAGGACCACAGACCGTCCTTTGCCGGGTACGATCTGCCGCAACCTTCCCCCAACAGGCAGCATCGCTCCAGGGCTGACCTGAACAAGATCCGGCTGTTTGGAAAGCTGCGCGCGCAACCAGTCCGCCTTTTCGTGAGCGAATCCCAGCGCCTCTCGCTCGCGCACGCCTTTCGGCACCGTCAGGGTCACCTTCCCGTCCAACCGCGATACACGCAGGCTTATCCGCCGCGCGCGGCTTGAATGGCGCAAAACCACCGTTACCGGCGGGTTTCCCGGCAATATATGGTGCGACATTGACCCTCCTTGGCCCAGTTCGGGAGAAACCCCTTTGACACGGCCTCTTTGATATGGCAGTTGCCCCAAACCGTCGAGAGAGACTCAACCGATTCAAAGGGGATTTCCCATGCCCAAAGAAGAATGGGGCGTCAAGCGTGTGTGCCCGACTACTGGCAAGCGTTTTTATGACCTGAACAAAAACCCGATCGTCAGCCCATACACAGGCGACGTCGTAGAAGTAGATGCGGGCAAAAGCCGCATGATTGCAGCGGACGCCGAAGATGCAGCGACGCTGAAAGCCAAGAACATCGAGAACGCGGATGACGTGCTCGAGGATGATGACGCTGTTGACCTGGACCTCGAGGATGATGTCCTGGATGACGACGACGAGGATGACAACGTTTCGCTCGACGAGATCGCGGACGTGGCATCCGAAGACGACGACAGCTGATTATCGCACAATCTTCTCGGAGGCGGGATTTTTCACTTGAACCCGCCTCTGAATACGCCTAATCAGGCGCGCACAGGCTGAGAGGCCTGACAATGATGGGGCCTTAGCTCAGCTGGGAGAGCGCTACAATGGCATTGTAGAGGTCAGGAGTTCGATCCTCCTAGGCTCCACCATTACTCCAAAAAATCACAAATTGTTCGCGACTATACGTTCAGCCATCAGGCTGTTTCTACGTCCGTTTTGTCGTGGTGATATGACCGGCAGACGCGCCACGAGCGCACCTAGCCGGAGGGGTGATTCCGTTTCCGGAGCCAACGCGCGACGATTGGCGCTCCCAGAATGACCACCACGATCCGTGTTAAGTGATGGGCGATGACAAAGCCCAGATCGGCGCCGACAATGATCGACAGGACCGTCATCTCAGCCTGTCCGCCAGGGGCAAACGCCAAGAAGGCTTCCATAGGCGGAGCCAACCCCAAAAGGGTCACGCCTTCCGCAAAAATTGCCGCCAACAAGGCCAGCACCAACATGAAGGCCAGTCCAGCTGCCACGATCTGACGCAATTCGCGCAAGGTCACTCCGACATAGTGGACGCCAATGCCTGTCCCGATGAAGAACTGTGCGGTGAGAATAGCCTCTGCAGGCGGTCGGGAATGCAACAATCCCCCCATGGTGAGAGCCGCTGAGACGATCATTGGTCCAAGGATCGAAGCGCCGAAAAGGCCGATTCTTTCGCCGCCTTTCCAACCCACCAGGGCCGCCAAAACCATCAGAGCCATTTCACCAAGCGGAAGCTCCGCGGCAGGCTGGCCGATTGGATTACTCAAACTCGCGCCGTATAGGCCCGTAAGAATGAGCGGCGCCAGAGTCACGATCACCAGAACTCGTGTGGCGTGAATCAGAGACAGAACGCGGGCGCTGCCACCAGCCTCCTGCCCGAAAATGATCATGTCCTGCAAACCACCCGGCATCGCCGCATAATAGGACGTCACCGGATCAAAGCCCCCAACCCGGCGAAAAAATGGAACTCCTATGGCGCCGATGATGGCGACATAAATCGGCACCAGGGCGATCGATCCGGCCATTTGCGGCAAAGTTGCAACCACATCCGGGGTCAACGAAGTGCCAACGGCGACACCGAGGATCGTACGCGCCGCCACCGAAACCTGCCCGAACCCGGCCAGCTTCTGTCCTGACAGCGCCAACAAAAGGCAGGCGCTCATCGGACCAAAGAGAAAAGGCAATGGCAGGCCAAGCCACCAGAACAGCGCCGCACCGGAGCCGGCGGCAGCAAATGTTTTGGCTCTCAGAATGGGGTGGGTCATGACAGACGATTCCCAAGGGTACGCTTGACGCATTTGCATCCATTTGTATACATTCGGATACAAAGGCGCAAGGCGACCCCTCAAATGCAAGATGAAACCTCTCAACCCGACGGCCTGCACGGCAACGCAGCCTATGCAGCTTTGTTGAGTGAAATTCGAAATGGTGCCCTCTCCCCCGGCGACCGCCTGCGGGAAACCGACCTGGCCGCGCGATTGGGGATCAGCCGCACGCCTGTCCGCGAGGCGATCCGACAACTTGAAGCAGACGGCCTTGTGACTCACGTGCCACGTCAGGGAGCTTCTGTACGGTCATTGAACTATGCAGAGGTGATGGAATTGTATGAGATGCGAGCCGTTCTTGAGGGCACCGCGGCACGGCTTGCTGTACGCTCTGCCTCAGATGTCGAAATAGCCGAATTGCGAGCACTCAACGAGGAAATTCGCGCCGCCGGCGAAGGCACCCGCGCCTTCCACCTGAACCGCAGCTTTCATGCCCTTCTTCTGAACAGCGCCAAAAACCGTTTCCTCGCAAAGTCGGTGCAGGCCATGCAAAAGGCGATGATGATCCTCGGACCGACAACACTATCTCAATCGGAGCGCTTCGAGAACGCGGTTAAGGAGCACGGCGATGTGCTCGATGCACTTGAGGCGCGCGACGCCGACGCAGCAGAAGCCGCGATGCGGCGACACATCGAAGCCTCCCAGCGCACCCGCATCAAGGCGTTTCGTGAAACCGATGCTTTGCCGACGTAATACCGACGTTTTGCAGATGGTTCCTGATCTTAGGTGTCCCCGCCCGCCTCGGCACCGTCCGGCTGGCTTTCGCGGCGAGGCAGATACTCAGGAACATATAACCTGAGATAGGCCAGCGCCGCCCGCTTGGCCTCCTCAACACTCTCCTCGGAAACACGATCGGTTCTTAAATACTCACCGACCAGAACCGCTTCCGCTATGTCCAGCATAATCACCAGCGGGCGCTCCCCGCCAACGCAGGCCGGTAAAACGTAGGCTTCCGAAATCAAGTCTTGCAAACGCAGCGCAAAATCGGCCCCTCGCGGACGTTCGTCCGTGTAACGCACCTCGGGCATGACCTTGTTGGACAGCCGCAGCTGCTGCACGGTACGGGAAGACCGCAAGTAGTCGGCAATGCCGTCAATGACCTGCCCCACGATCATCTGCCAACTTTCGGATTTTGCGGGTTCAACGGGCGCTACTGCCGCATCGAACATCAGACCGGTATGCTTGACCAACAAGTTGGAAAAAAGGTCACTGACGTTGGTGTAGAACGAATACGCGGACGCCACCGGTATGCCCGCTTCCTTGGCGATATCTGCCAAAGAAATCTGATCAATATCTTTGCTCTCCAGCAACTTTTCAGCTGCATCTTCAAGTTGCTGCCTACGGACCAGTCCACGCGCCTGAGGTCCGCGACGGGTTTTCGGTTTGGTCGCCATAGCACCCTCCGTTTTGACTTAATAATGACCCACGCAATGGAGCTTCGCAAACAGATGCCTGCGGTCGACATAGCCAGCCACGGAACCCGGACTTCCCGATAATGGGCGGGTTTCGCATGGAATTTGCATGAATGTTCCGAAGAAAAACCCACAGAAAACGCGGCATCCATCGGCTTTCAGGACATAGATGCGGGCATCATTGCCCAACATCTGGTTACGTGATGCTGCGCCAGGATTTCGATTGGCTATGTCTCTACCTGAGCACATGTCTTTGACACCCCCATGTTGAATGTATATTGCGCTTTCAAGGCACGAAGCACATCTATGTTGAAAATTAGCTTTTGCCACTCCAACTGTCGGCCGAGGGGAAGGTTTAAGCAGCAACGCAAAGGAAAGAAACGCTAAGTTTGCATTGCGGTGTGAGTGGAGGCCAACACTAGCTCGGGCATCACAATTGCAGAAGTTGAAAACAAGTAGCGGTACTTCGTGCAATCTGTGGGCTATCGCAGTTAGCACACCGCTTAACAAAATCGAATGAAAAACGTGAAGACAACCATATCCAAGAACAATCTCCAAGGTTTCGGGGCTTGTGTAGTTCTGGCCACTCAACGAAGTGGAAGTACTCTCTTGTGTGAACACTTGAGAAATTCTGAACACTTTGGTCGACCTGCTGAACATTTTTGGGATCACTTAGTGTCTGGCAAGACACAGATGTCGGCATCCGATTTCAATAATGCAATGTCCGACTCGCGGCTAAACGATGTAGTTGGGCTAAAACTGATGTCGAACTACATCCCGACGATTGCGCGGCAGTATTCCCGCACGAACACGACTGGTTCGACAAGCGAGCATGAAATTTGCTCTCAATTCCTTAGCTCTTTTTCCGAGGCGGCTCACGGTACTCTGTTCATTACATTGAAACGGCGCGACGTAGTTTCACAGTCGATTTCGAGGCTGATGGCGAGAAAAACTGGCGACTGGCACAAGTGGAACAACAATGCTGACAATGGAGAACAAAAGATAGCAGGTGCAGTAGATCGAAAAGAAGCGATAAGTCGTATCTCGCCCATTGAAATAATTTCTAATGTTTCGCAAATCGATAGAGAAAACGATTTTATGCGATTAATCATAAAAAACCTAGATGAGCCGTTTCTACAGTTGGACTACGAAGATTTGGCCGAAACGCCTGAGTTAGTTTGCAAAAAAGTACATGACTTCGCTGGGTTGAGTGCGAAATCTGTTTGGAAGGCGCATCCGATGAAAAAAGTTACTTCGACTTCGGAGCGCGACCAAGTTGTTGCCAAGCTATCCAGTTTTTTGGGTTTGGATGAAAAACCCAATATTGAAGAATTGGTAGCTGCATGTCGGATTCAGATAAAGTCGGGTATTGAACGTGACACCGGACTTGTAAAGCCAGTTCAAAAGAAACGGTACCCTTGGAAGTACTTTTTCAACAATGAAAGTGCGCTTGAGTGAGCAGCCGTTGCGGGTGCCACATTCATTTTGAAGATCTTTGCGGTCTATGTCAGCCTGCAGCTTACAAAGAGACAGACTAGGGATCATAACGACTTCTCTTGTAAATGGTGTCCAAACCGGCATTCTAGGCATCGCTCTTCGGGAGCAATGCCGCGCTCTTGCCGGTTAGGCATCCTCAGCTCTAAGATTTGTCGGCTCTGATTGCGCTGTCCTCAATAGCTGGATCGGCAAACCACAATCTGACGCGCAAATTTTCCATGTTCGGCGCGTTAGAGTTCCAAACATCCAACCAATGTCCGGCGTTCACTAAATTTGCCTGATCAGATCGGTCGATAGGAACGGTCGGCTTATCTTGGATGACTGAAAATACTTGCAATTCAGAAAAATCTTCTTCGATCCAAAGTATGAATAGTCTTCCAGCGAGTAAGCGAAACCGAAACTAGTTGAAGTCCACACATAACCCCTTTTTCAGCAGCCGATCGGTGGAGGAACGAAGGGACGATCATTTCTAAAAATACCAATGAGTGACCGAACTCAAACCGAAGCGAAAAAATCGCGAATAGCTCACCTACTAAGCCGGAAAAACAGTACCCAATGGTCCTTAACTCTATGGCGCATAGCTTATTTGTCCGGCTTCGGATTGCGTTTGTCAAAAGCACTTTTCCAAAACGAACTCTCTCTTGCCGCCGCCCAACGCTTTATATCCGTAGCTTCCCTGCCAGACAACTTTGGGGCTAACTCAAGCCGCACGTCGTTTGTTCCTGGACCATCGGAGTGCGTGATACCCGCAAGGCAATGTAATGCTTCGTCGTCGGGGTCTTTTGCAAGGCTCAAAAACGCTTCTGCCCAAGCTGGATTAGCCAGTGTATCAGGCGAAA
Coding sequences:
- a CDS encoding GntR family transcriptional regulator, giving the protein MIPTSRQQQDISTSAHDRVYRALRARIMYGELAPGAALTLRGIGKTYEVSMTPAREAVRRLVAEGALFLSTSGRVSTPELSSERLEELAALRALIEVELASRALPRAHMALIERLVSINGTVSEAVARRDAVGYIRANLEFHRTLYLRAQAPAMLAMAETVWLQLGPTMRALYGRLRRTEPPTQHRLIIAALKAGDEPGLRLAVRSDVTQGLRLLAS
- a CDS encoding M48 family metallopeptidase, whose translation is MSHHILPGNPPVTVVLRHSSRARRISLRVSRLDGKVTLTVPKGVREREALGFAHEKADWLRAQLSKQPDLVQVSPGAMLPVGGRLRQIVPGKGRSVVLGLDEIAVPGDAGRAGARVQGFLRELARNRLAEAVDHYAAQLGRKPTRMTLRDTRSRWGSCSSAGALMFSWRLVMAPEDVLDYVAAHEVAHLQEMNHSKAFWDQVERIHGDYKAQRKWLRDQGQELHRYRFA
- a CDS encoding TIGR02300 family protein, producing MPKEEWGVKRVCPTTGKRFYDLNKNPIVSPYTGDVVEVDAGKSRMIAADAEDAATLKAKNIENADDVLEDDDAVDLDLEDDVLDDDDEDDNVSLDEIADVASEDDDS
- a CDS encoding AbrB family transcriptional regulator, whose product is MTHPILRAKTFAAAGSGAALFWWLGLPLPFLFGPMSACLLLALSGQKLAGFGQVSVAARTILGVAVGTSLTPDVVATLPQMAGSIALVPIYVAIIGAIGVPFFRRVGGFDPVTSYYAAMPGGLQDMIIFGQEAGGSARVLSLIHATRVLVIVTLAPLILTGLYGASLSNPIGQPAAELPLGEMALMVLAALVGWKGGERIGLFGASILGPMIVSAALTMGGLLHSRPPAEAILTAQFFIGTGIGVHYVGVTLRELRQIVAAGLAFMLVLALLAAIFAEGVTLLGLAPPMEAFLAFAPGGQAEMTVLSIIVGADLGFVIAHHLTRIVVVILGAPIVARWLRKRNHPSG
- a CDS encoding GntR family transcriptional regulator; the encoded protein is MQDETSQPDGLHGNAAYAALLSEIRNGALSPGDRLRETDLAARLGISRTPVREAIRQLEADGLVTHVPRQGASVRSLNYAEVMELYEMRAVLEGTAARLAVRSASDVEIAELRALNEEIRAAGEGTRAFHLNRSFHALLLNSAKNRFLAKSVQAMQKAMMILGPTTLSQSERFENAVKEHGDVLDALEARDADAAEAAMRRHIEASQRTRIKAFRETDALPT
- a CDS encoding TetR/AcrR family transcriptional regulator, which codes for MATKPKTRRGPQARGLVRRQQLEDAAEKLLESKDIDQISLADIAKEAGIPVASAYSFYTNVSDLFSNLLVKHTGLMFDAAVAPVEPAKSESWQMIVGQVIDGIADYLRSSRTVQQLRLSNKVMPEVRYTDERPRGADFALRLQDLISEAYVLPACVGGERPLVIMLDIAEAVLVGEYLRTDRVSEESVEEAKRAALAYLRLYVPEYLPRRESQPDGAEAGGDT
- a CDS encoding Stf0 family sulfotransferase, producing the protein MKNVKTTISKNNLQGFGACVVLATQRSGSTLLCEHLRNSEHFGRPAEHFWDHLVSGKTQMSASDFNNAMSDSRLNDVVGLKLMSNYIPTIARQYSRTNTTGSTSEHEICSQFLSSFSEAAHGTLFITLKRRDVVSQSISRLMARKTGDWHKWNNNADNGEQKIAGAVDRKEAISRISPIEIISNVSQIDRENDFMRLIIKNLDEPFLQLDYEDLAETPELVCKKVHDFAGLSAKSVWKAHPMKKVTSTSERDQVVAKLSSFLGLDEKPNIEELVAACRIQIKSGIERDTGLVKPVQKKRYPWKYFFNNESALE